The genomic region GCACTCGCCCCCGAGCAACGCGCCGGCTGGGAGCGCGATGGCTTCTTCATCGTGCCGCGCTTCGCCGGCCCGAGTGTCTGCAAGGACATGCTGGCCCGGGTGTCCGAGCTGTGCACGCGCGCCGAGGCCGGCGCCGAGGTCGCCGATGCGCTGCGGCTGGCCGAGCCGGCGCTGCGCACGGCGCCGGGCAGCGCGGCGGAGCGCACCTCGAAGCTGTTCCGCGTGCACCGCCATGAGCCGGTGTTCAACGCGTTCTGCCGGGAGCGGCGCCTGCTCGCGCTGGTGGCGGACCTGCTCGGAGCCGACCTCGACTGCTTCCTGTCGCAGTTCATCTTCAAGAACCCGGGCGCGCTCGGGCAGCCGTGGCACCAGGATGCGTTCTACTTCCCCTTCGACCGCCGGCCGCAGGTCGGCGTGTGGCTCGCAGTGACTGCCGCGACGCTCGAGAACGGGCCGCTGTGGGTGCTGCCCGGCTCGCACCAGGAGCCCATCCATACGGTGGTGCCCGACCGGCGCGAGCACGCGCAGATGGGCTACGTGGAGATCGTCGACCACGACATGA from Myxococcota bacterium harbors:
- a CDS encoding phytanoyl-CoA dioxygenase family protein, producing the protein MALAPEQRAGWERDGFFIVPRFAGPSVCKDMLARVSELCTRAEAGAEVADALRLAEPALRTAPGSAAERTSKLFRVHRHEPVFNAFCRERRLLALVADLLGADLDCFLSQFIFKNPGALGQPWHQDAFYFPFDRRPQVGVWLAVTAATLENGPLWVLPGSHQEPIHTVVPDRREHAQMGYVEIVDHDMSGARPVLLEPGDVLLFHGHLMHKSTDNRSAGMRAAMVYHYGEAGTVDHTLELRDFTLNDWLPVLRAGAPVE